The genome window GGCCGCCGTGCGTACCGGCGCGACGTCGCTGCCCTGCAGCGCGTCGTGCCAGGCGTCCTGGCGGTTCGTGAGGCCGGTGATCACGAGCACGAGCAGCACCGCCGCCGCGGCGGCGAGGACGTCGTTGGCCTGGGCGAGCAGGTTGCCCCAGACGTAGTCGTCGACCCTGACCGGGTCCCGGAGGAGCAGCCCGACGGCGCGACCGGTGGCCAGGTAGCCCAGCCAGCACGCCCACCAGGCCTTCAGGAGGGTCGGCACGGGCTGGGCGCGCCAGTCGGCGGGGTCCTGGCTGGCGCGCCAGGTCTCCGACATCGCCCGGAACGGCAGCCACAGGTAGGCGACGGGCACGAAGAACCAGGCCACGGCCGCGAACGGCGAGAACGCCATGTCGGTCGCGCCGATCGCCCTCGCGCCGACCTTGGCCAGGTAGGCCCAGGCGGCCACCGCCGGCACGCAGAGGAGGAACGCGAGCGTCTGGATGCCGGCGAGGGCGGAGCGCGTGCCGTCGACGCCGCTGGCCTCGGCGGACGAGACCGGCGCACCGGCCCTGACGCGCAGCAGCAGGGACAGCTCGCCGAAGCCGGCGACCACGTTCACCACGGTGATGAAGGTGAAGAGGATCAGCAGCAGGATGGCTAGGTTCGCGACGAGGCCGAAGCCGCGCGGGCGAGTGCGTACGGTGGCGGACATCTCCACTACCCCCCGAGGCGCGCGTCCCGGATGGGACGCCTGGTCTTCACGAGCTAGCGGATGATACCGGGGGAGGTCTTACGGGTTTCCCACACGCGGCGGGTCGTCCACGGCAGCGGGTCGGGGCCCGCCACCGTCGCCTCTCCCGACCAGGCGGCGGAGCCGTAGGCGAGCCGCCCGGGGCAGAGCGAGGCGTCGGTAGGCAAGAAGAGAAGCCCGTCGCAGACGGGCTTCCTCTGGTCGGGGTGGCCGGATTTGAACCCACGGCCCCTTGACCCCCAGGCAGCGACCGGCCATCTGGCCGAGTGCGCTAAGTCGACTTCGTTATGGCTGGACCGCATTTCAGGCGGTCCGCAAGTACGCCTTCTAGCCTGTCTTGGAGCCCCTTACGGGCAGCACGACACAACGACTGACCCACTAATCACGAGCAGTGACCCTCCGTGCTCTTCATCATTCCTTAATGTGGCCCGAGACCGAAATACGCCACAGGACGCGTTGGGACGCCACAGAACGCCTTGGGGCGCTACAGGCAGCATTGCGCATGAGAACTTGATTAGTGGCAGTGACCTCGACCCAAGCCAGGCCATTCTTGCCCCGTACGGGGTGCTACCTTACTTAACGGAGCGCGACGGACGGTGCTATCCGCATCGTGCAGAAGCAGCTTCAACAATCAAAGGACCGACGACGGCACATCCCCGCCAAGAGAGAGCCGCGGCCGGTCCGACTCGAAAGGAGAGTCACCCATGACTCTACACAGCCAGCGGCGGTTTGCAAGCGTTTCGGACGTCTCCAAGCTACTCGGGCTGCCGAGAAGCACCATCTATGACCGGGCAAGGGATAAGCGCCTTCCAGGCGTAGTCCGCGTCGGTCAGCGAATCTTGTTCGATCTTGAGAAGCTCGAGCGCTGGCTAGAAGCTGGCGGCGACTACGCGGAGCCAGAAGCGGCATGAATAAGCCCGCCGATGGGCGGCGGGCGCGGACAGACACGGACAGTGTAGCGAAGCCGAAAGTCTGCCCTTGGCCCTGCCTCGACGCCGACCTGCATCACGAAATCAGGGACGAGTCCAACGTTGTCCGAGGTACCTGGTGCGAAGTCTGCGACCAGGCAATCACCCGGAGCGAGTGGTACACGCACCTCCAGGGGGCACCGCGTGACGCGTCCCCTCTCTGACCCCACTAACGCCAGCAGCCGCGCCCCAGACGGGGCTGCTGGCCGCCGACTTGACGCAGGATCAAGAGGCGGGCCCCGCGGCTGCCTCGAGCCGGAAGCCTTAGAACTCCTCCAAGCCGTCCGTCCAAACCGACCGGCAGACCTCTACCAGACCTTTCCCGAAGCTCCGGGCGCCAGGGGATACCCTCAACAGTTCCAGAGCTCTCGGCTGACGGCAGGAAGAGCGCTCTCCCTCCTCAACGAACATGGGCATGGAGTCTTCTACGCCCTCTCGGACTTCAGCCAGCCGCGGCGCACGATCGAGAATGTCGCTCGCGTTTTCCACTTGTGGCAAGACTTCGACGGCGTAGAGACGCCTGCGGGATTCGCGTTAGAGCCTCACGCTGTGGTCGAAACGTCTGGGCCTGACCACCGGCAGGTGATCTGGCGAGTAGGCGGGCTGCCTCAGGACGCCGGAACCCACAACCGGCTCCTTGAGGCTCTCTGTTCCACGCTTGGGGGCGACCCGGGGGCGCGGGGTCTCAACCGAGTGCTGCGGCTCCCCGGCTACTTGCACCTGAAGCGCGGGCCGCGCCGCGTTAAGCTGATTCACGCCTCGCAGCACCGCCCCTACACACTGAAAGAGGTCTATGCGGCTTGGCCGGCTCTTGAGGAGGCCGCGCAACCACCGAAGCAGCCTAGACCCCTCCCCCTCTCGCCAGGCGACACATCCGCTTACGTGAAGGCCGCGCTCAAGGGCGAATGCGAGAAGGTCGCCGGCACCGTGACGGGCTTGAACAGCGCCCTTACAGCCGCTTCCTTCAGCATCGGGCAGCTTGTCGGCGCGGGAGCGCTGGACGAGGGCCTCGCCAAGTTCGCTCTCCTTGACGCCGCGATGCAAGCGGCCTCGCACCCTGGTCGCAGTCACCCATTCACCGACCGCGAAGCCCTCACGGTCATCACGCGCGGGCTACGCGCCGGGGCAGCGCGCCCGCGCCGACTCGAGGCGCGGCGATGACCGGCGAACAGGACCACCTCGAGCTCGACGGAGCTGCGGTGCTCGACGCCGTGCGCGACTTCATCGCCCGTTTCGTCGCGTTCCCGAGCCAAGCTGCGCTGATCAGCGTGACCCTCTGGGTAGCCATGACTCACATGGCTACCCGCGTTCACTCCGCTCCGCGCCTCGCACTTCTCAGCCCCGAGCCCGGTAGCGGTAAGAGCAGGGTTCTGGAGGTTCTGGCTCTCCTAGTGGCGAAGGCAATGTTCGTCTTCGGCGCGTCGGCGGCCGCCATCTTCCGAAGTCTCGCGGCTGAGCCTCGCACGCTTCTCTTCGATGAGGTCGACGCTGTGTTCACGAAGCGCAGCAAGGACTCGGACGCCAACGAAGACCTCCGCGCACTCCTGAACGTCGGCTATCGACGCGGAGCGACGATCCCAAGGTGCGTGGGCCCTAAGCATGAGATTCAGAACTTCGACGTGTACGCGCCAGCCGCCCTCGCCGGGCTGGGCGAGCTTCCCGACACGATCATGACGCGCTCCCACATCGTCCGAATGCGGAAGCGCTTGCCTAGTGAGAAGGTAGAGCCCTTCCGCTCCCGCCTGAACGAACCACAGGCTGCGCCCATCGCCTCCGACCTCGCGGCCTGGGCTGCCATCGTTGCCGACGAGGTCGGCATGGCATGGCCGGAGCTACCCGAGGGGGTGGTCGACCGGCCAGCCGAGATCTGGGAGCCGCTGATCGCTATAGCCGACGCCGCGGGAGGGCACTGGCCTCAGTCGGCCAGAGACGCATGCGTTGAGATGCTCAAGGTCGCCGCGGAGCGGGACGTCAGTCTTGGCGTGCGCCTCCTCGTCGACCTGCGGACAGTCTTCGGCGAGACAACCGCTATGACCACAACGGACGTGATCAACGGCCTCGTAGCCCTCGAGGAAGCACCGTGGGGCGATCTCTACGGCAAGACCATTCAGCCGCGCACTCTCGCCAGGATGCTCCGCCCATACGGCGTGACGTCTACGAAGGTGAAGGTAGGCGGAAGAAGCCTTCAAGGCTACCGGCGGGAAGACCTGTGGGACGCATGGGAGAGGTACGCGCCTCTCCCACCCTCTCCCGCACAAGCGGAACCTGCGGAACCCGTGGCGGTCAAGGCCATAAGTGCCCACGGGCAACGCAACAGCGGGGTTCCACATGCGGGTTCCACATCGAGCCATGCGCCGGAACCTTCGGAACTCGCCAGTTTGAACAGGGTTCCCCAGGTTCCGGAGCGCGAGAGCGACCAGAACCTGGAATCGGCCGCCCCCACCGGCTTGATTCCGGAGGTTCCACAGGTTCCTGACTTGCGGGGAGCGGAGCGAGAAACGGCGCCACAACTGACCGGACGCGCTCGCCTTGTCGCCCTCGACCTGACGGACCTTGACCCCGCCACCG of Trueperaceae bacterium contains these proteins:
- a CDS encoding DUF3631 domain-containing protein: MTGEQDHLELDGAAVLDAVRDFIARFVAFPSQAALISVTLWVAMTHMATRVHSAPRLALLSPEPGSGKSRVLEVLALLVAKAMFVFGASAAAIFRSLAAEPRTLLFDEVDAVFTKRSKDSDANEDLRALLNVGYRRGATIPRCVGPKHEIQNFDVYAPAALAGLGELPDTIMTRSHIVRMRKRLPSEKVEPFRSRLNEPQAAPIASDLAAWAAIVADEVGMAWPELPEGVVDRPAEIWEPLIAIADAAGGHWPQSARDACVEMLKVAAERDVSLGVRLLVDLRTVFGETTAMTTTDVINGLVALEEAPWGDLYGKTIQPRTLARMLRPYGVTSTKVKVGGRSLQGYRREDLWDAWERYAPLPPSPAQAEPAEPVAVKAISAHGQRNSGVPHAGSTSSHAPEPSELASLNRVPQVPERESDQNLESAAPTGLIPEVPQVPDLRGAERETAPQLTGRARLVALDLTDLDPATAHELALANLQTLAAERVKVPAAWSEAASTEPHAIAVATTLALEDLTSAGKLTASVSAYSQAAGAALEVPA
- a CDS encoding DUF4328 domain-containing protein, with the protein product MSATVRTRPRGFGLVANLAILLLILFTFITVVNVVAGFGELSLLLRVRAGAPVSSAEASGVDGTRSALAGIQTLAFLLCVPAVAAWAYLAKVGARAIGATDMAFSPFAAVAWFFVPVAYLWLPFRAMSETWRASQDPADWRAQPVPTLLKAWWACWLGYLATGRAVGLLLRDPVRVDDYVWGNLLAQANDVLAAAAAVLLVLVITGLTNRQDAWHDALQGSDVAPVRTAAAA